A window of the Gossypium hirsutum isolate 1008001.06 chromosome A05, Gossypium_hirsutum_v2.1, whole genome shotgun sequence genome harbors these coding sequences:
- the LOC107905374 gene encoding 50S ribosomal protein L34, chloroplastic, whose amino-acid sequence MASMSVLTSSPWLTTQSIRTQIPSASLNLLTGSRRRISISSNAAINPKACSSLLHCSFLSSSSSSLSLHSSFSGLSLGMDFSSNNGVRNEKRRCLVVRAGKAALCQTKRNRSRKSLARTHGFRRRMRTTSGRAVLKRRRAKGRKVLCTKSNPNSGKR is encoded by the exons ATGGCTTCGATGTCAGTACTAACATCATCTCCATGGCTTACTACTCAATCCATAAGAACCCAAATCCCTTCAGCTTCTCTCAATCTTTTGACAGGTTCAAGAAGAAGAATTTCCATCTCTTCCAATGCAGCAATCAACCCCAAAGCTTGCTCTTCCCTGCTTCACTGCtcctttctctcttcttcctcttcttctctcTCTTTACATTCTTCATTTTCAG GGTTATCATTGGGGATGGATTTTAGTTCAAATAATGGGGTGAGGAATGAGAAAAGGCGATGCCTGGTGGTTAGGGCTGGGAAGGCTGCACTTTGTCAAACAAAGAGGAATAGGTCACGGAAATCTTTGGCTAGAACTCATGGGTTCCGTCGAAGAATGAGAACCACTAGTGGAAGAGCTGTATTGAAACGTCGCCGTGCTAAGGGTCGGAAGGTCCTTTGCACCAAATCTAATCCAAACAGTGGGAAGCGCTAA